A stretch of the bacterium genome encodes the following:
- a CDS encoding PqqD family peptide modification chaperone: protein MKKIKRNPEIVWRVEIEEEELLARARNGEDISEESVVTLVIADVVHQLNYVAGKIWMLADGTLGEDGIVSEILKSFETDEKTLKDDVNYFLSRLLKEGWLIYDENKNT, encoded by the coding sequence GTGAAGAAAATAAAACGTAATCCTGAAATTGTCTGGAGAGTTGAGATTGAAGAAGAAGAATTACTGGCAAGGGCGAGAAACGGCGAGGATATTTCAGAAGAATCTGTGGTAACATTGGTTATTGCCGATGTGGTCCACCAGCTGAACTATGTTGCAGGCAAGATTTGGATGCTGGCCGATGGAACTTTAGGAGAGGACGGGATAGTGTCAGAAATATTGAAGAGTTTTGAAACAGATGAGAAAACATTAAAGGACGATGTTAATTATTTTCTCAGCCGACTTTTAAAAGAAGGCTGGTTGATTTATGATGAAAACAAAAATACCTGA
- a CDS encoding GeoRSP system radical SAM/SPASM protein, translating into MMKTKIPDAPLLVNWSLSNNCNFNCKHCYSRLEKYEELPAGQNKEIVKKLVAAKVYFANFGGGEPFLKKDIFDIALFARENGLHISVSTNGFLVDGEIVDKIKNSRISKVEVSLDSARERDHDNFRNKKGSFKKAVFAIELLRKNNIETAVSSVISRMNYREFGELIDLARKLGIKKITFHNYKCSGQGLKNRGELDLTPREWMGFYRDVLIKKKEISDITISLDDPVICLLKEFGGRDKTIVPGSSCGKLSLAIKPNGDITPCGFMPVSIGNILKDDFKDIWKNSPVLLKLRNKEAKGKCVSCENYEECLGGCSARAYAVSGDFNQPDPHCWKEDNASGST; encoded by the coding sequence ATGATGAAAACAAAAATACCTGACGCGCCGCTGTTGGTTAATTGGAGTTTATCCAATAATTGTAATTTTAACTGCAAGCACTGTTATTCCAGGCTGGAGAAATATGAAGAATTACCGGCCGGGCAGAACAAGGAAATTGTTAAAAAGCTTGTTGCCGCAAAAGTTTATTTTGCGAATTTCGGCGGGGGAGAGCCTTTTCTGAAAAAAGACATATTTGATATCGCGTTATTTGCCCGTGAGAACGGGCTTCATATAAGTGTTTCGACAAACGGTTTTTTAGTTGACGGAGAGATTGTTGATAAAATTAAAAACAGCAGGATTTCAAAAGTTGAAGTAAGTTTAGACAGCGCGCGGGAAAGGGATCATGATAATTTTCGCAATAAAAAGGGAAGCTTTAAAAAGGCGGTTTTTGCGATTGAATTATTGCGCAAAAATAATATCGAGACCGCTGTATCATCCGTTATCAGCAGAATGAATTACAGGGAATTTGGGGAGCTTATTGACCTGGCCAGGAAATTGGGTATTAAAAAAATTACTTTTCACAATTATAAATGCAGCGGACAAGGATTGAAAAACCGCGGCGAGCTGGATTTGACCCCGCGGGAATGGATGGGATTTTACCGGGACGTTTTGATTAAGAAAAAAGAAATTTCTGATATTACTATATCGTTGGACGACCCTGTTATCTGCCTTTTAAAGGAATTTGGCGGCAGGGACAAAACAATTGTTCCCGGGAGCAGCTGCGGTAAACTTTCACTTGCCATTAAGCCTAACGGGGACATAACACCCTGTGGTTTTATGCCGGTTTCTATCGGGAATATTTTAAAAGATGATTTTAAGGATATCTGGAAAAATTCGCCTGTTTTGCTGAAACTCCGTAATAAGGAAGCAAAAGGCAAATGTGTTTCATGCGAAAATTATGAAGAATGTTTAGGCGGGTGCAGTGCGAGGGCCTATGCTGTGTCCGGCGATTTTAACCAGCCGGATCCGCATTGCTGGAAGGAAGACAATGCTTCAGGTTCCACTTAG
- a CDS encoding ABC transporter substrate-binding protein, which produces MLNKKIIIVAFCFLAIFSINNTFAEEKSIKIGVLLAHTGDLGTYGKVMKNGTILASEMINESGGVLKKKIELIHRDSQTDPTMAVDAAQKLIDIDKVAAIVGAISSGETIPITTSVAADKKVIVISPSSTSPEITNLNDNDFLFRTVPSDALQCEVLASTAKEQGFKKISIIYVNNSYGEGLAETMKQAFSVMGGKVLESVAFNPSQPTYRSEIQKTVKNEPDALLLIAYPENGVKVLREAIEFGFINKFLLTDGMKADEVVKNVGGKYLAGTYGTAPAPVESNLSKKFKEAYQKRFGEMPPKPYIDTSFDAVIVTALAIAKGGSADGAVIRDNLRKIANPPGEKVNFLDLKKALQLIEEGKKIDYEGVSGSLNFDKNGDITGGSYGIWKIENDKIVDVRVEIVE; this is translated from the coding sequence ATGTTAAATAAAAAAATAATTATTGTTGCTTTTTGTTTCTTAGCAATATTTTCAATAAATAATACTTTTGCCGAAGAAAAATCGATAAAAATCGGCGTCCTGCTGGCACACACCGGGGATTTAGGCACCTATGGAAAAGTAATGAAAAACGGCACAATTCTCGCTTCTGAAATGATCAATGAAAGCGGCGGTGTTTTAAAAAAGAAGATTGAACTGATTCACAGGGACAGCCAGACAGACCCAACCATGGCTGTAGACGCGGCGCAGAAATTGATTGATATTGATAAAGTCGCGGCAATTGTCGGCGCAATTTCAAGCGGCGAAACCATACCTATCACAACATCAGTCGCCGCTGATAAAAAAGTAATAGTAATCTCGCCGTCTTCTACTTCGCCTGAAATCACAAATCTCAATGATAATGATTTTTTGTTCAGAACAGTCCCTTCAGATGCGCTTCAATGTGAAGTCCTCGCGTCAACAGCAAAAGAACAGGGGTTTAAAAAAATATCAATTATTTATGTAAATAACTCTTACGGCGAAGGGTTAGCGGAAACAATGAAGCAGGCTTTTTCAGTCATGGGGGGGAAAGTTTTAGAATCAGTTGCGTTTAATCCCAGCCAGCCGACTTACCGTTCTGAAATACAAAAAACCGTTAAAAATGAACCTGATGCTTTACTCCTTATTGCATATCCTGAAAACGGCGTAAAAGTATTACGGGAGGCTATTGAATTCGGCTTTATTAATAAATTCCTGCTTACCGACGGAATGAAGGCGGATGAAGTTGTTAAAAACGTGGGAGGAAAATATCTGGCCGGAACATACGGAACGGCGCCCGCACCGGTGGAAAGCAATTTAAGCAAAAAATTCAAAGAAGCATATCAAAAGAGGTTTGGAGAAATGCCCCCAAAACCTTATATCGACACCAGTTTTGATGCTGTGATTGTAACCGCCCTGGCTATCGCAAAAGGCGGGAGCGCCGACGGGGCGGTCATCCGCGATAATTTGCGCAAGATTGCCAATCCCCCTGGAGAAAAAGTAAACTTTCTGGATTTAAAAAAGGCACTTCAATTGATTGAAGAAGGCAAAAAAATCGATTATGAAGGTGTTTCCGGTTCATTGAATTTTGATAAAAACGGCGATATTACAGGCGGGAGCTATGGAATCTGGAAAATTGAGAATGATAAAATCGTGGATGTCCGTGTCGAAATTGTAGAATAA
- a CDS encoding TrkA family potassium uptake protein: MYVIIVGCGRVGAQLANILSNDGHNVVVVDKNPDSFTRLGVGFNGATVTGSGFDKNVLLEAGIEKADAFAAVTNRDNTNIMAAQVAKGIFKVPKIVARIYDPGREKTYFKLGLDVVGGTTLIARLMKNKIIQTNYSSDSSILENGDVRLINFVPNQDLIGKTAGEVEKKNEFKIILVKKDKKLNMAEKDYVIEKNVIIYAMVKSEKLEKYSDYFQ; encoded by the coding sequence ATGTATGTGATTATTGTGGGATGCGGCCGTGTTGGTGCGCAGTTGGCAAATATTTTAAGCAATGACGGGCATAATGTCGTTGTTGTTGATAAAAACCCGGATTCGTTTACCCGCCTTGGTGTGGGGTTCAACGGCGCGACAGTAACCGGGAGCGGTTTTGACAAGAATGTTTTGTTAGAGGCCGGGATTGAAAAAGCGGATGCTTTCGCGGCAGTAACAAATCGTGACAATACAAATATTATGGCTGCCCAGGTCGCGAAGGGAATTTTCAAAGTGCCCAAGATTGTCGCAAGAATATATGACCCCGGCAGAGAAAAAACATACTTTAAACTGGGATTGGATGTAGTAGGCGGGACGACTTTAATCGCCAGGCTTATGAAAAACAAGATTATCCAGACTAATTATTCTAGCGATTCAAGTATTTTAGAAAACGGGGATGTCAGGTTAATAAATTTTGTTCCTAACCAGGATTTGATCGGGAAAACCGCGGGGGAGGTAGAAAAAAAGAATGAATTTAAGATTATCCTGGTGAAAAAGGATAAAAAATTGAATATGGCGGAGAAAGATTATGTTATTGAGAAAAATGTGATAATTTACGCAATGGTCAAGTCGGAAAAACTTGAAAAATATTCAGATTATTTTCAATAA
- a CDS encoding TrkA family potassium uptake protein, with protein sequence MNIVVVGGGKVGYYLVKKLARDGHNVALIEKDRARCEQIAHEIDSMVINGDGCDINILEQAGIAKTDVFAAVTGSDEDNFVACQLAKTGYNVLRTVARVNNPNNEAIFSELGVDVPVNSTTIIAKIVEEEVSLDDFINLLSFKKGNISLVRVDLGEGSPVISKMIKDITLPPNSVLVSIVRGGDIIIPKGETVLTPGDDVIAITSVENEQSLLTSLIGKIS encoded by the coding sequence GTGAACATTGTAGTTGTCGGCGGCGGCAAGGTCGGATATTATTTGGTTAAAAAATTGGCCAGGGACGGGCATAATGTTGCTTTAATAGAGAAAGACAGGGCGCGCTGCGAACAAATTGCCCATGAAATTGATTCAATGGTCATTAACGGGGACGGCTGTGATATTAATATACTGGAACAGGCCGGGATTGCAAAAACGGACGTATTCGCGGCGGTTACAGGCAGCGATGAGGACAATTTTGTCGCCTGCCAGCTCGCAAAAACAGGGTATAATGTTTTGCGCACAGTTGCGCGTGTCAACAACCCGAACAATGAAGCGATTTTTTCCGAATTGGGTGTTGATGTCCCTGTAAACAGCACCACCATTATCGCGAAGATTGTCGAGGAAGAAGTTTCGCTGGATGATTTCATAAATTTGTTAAGTTTCAAAAAAGGAAATATTTCCCTGGTCCGGGTGGACCTTGGTGAAGGTTCACCTGTTATCAGCAAAATGATTAAAGATATTACACTTCCTCCAAATTCTGTTTTAGTCAGCATTGTGCGCGGGGGTGATATAATTATTCCAAAAGGTGAAACAGTCCTTACCCCGGGAGATGATGTTATCGCTATAACATCGGTTGAAAATGAACAGTCCCTTCTTACTTCTCTTATAGGAAAAATAAGTTAA
- a CDS encoding DNA-binding protein: MKKVSFWFFLIIFSYISGAYAFISVTELIENAREHDFKEVCVKGETIGDIFYKKEFAWINVSDGSNAIGVWMPAELAKNMSHPGDYNHAGDFIQITGRFHRACPEHMGEVDIHLDALNVLKKGSNISRPVDKKRLKITSGVFIFAVILFGIEIFLRKKEKENEPEG; the protein is encoded by the coding sequence GTGAAAAAAGTATCTTTCTGGTTTTTTTTAATAATATTTTCTTATATATCCGGCGCTTACGCCTTTATTTCTGTAACTGAATTGATTGAAAACGCGAGGGAACATGATTTTAAAGAAGTCTGTGTTAAAGGTGAAACTATAGGGGATATTTTCTATAAAAAAGAATTCGCGTGGATCAATGTTTCTGATGGCAGCAATGCTATCGGCGTCTGGATGCCTGCGGAATTGGCAAAAAACATGTCTCACCCGGGCGATTATAACCACGCCGGTGATTTTATCCAGATAACTGGCAGATTCCATCGCGCCTGCCCCGAGCATATGGGCGAGGTGGATATCCATTTGGATGCCCTTAATGTTTTAAAAAAAGGCAGTAATATTTCACGTCCCGTTGACAAAAAAAGGTTAAAAATAACATCGGGGGTTTTTATTTTTGCAGTAATTCTTTTTGGAATTGAAATATTTTTAAGAAAAAAGGAAAAAGAAAATGAGCCCGAAGGTTAA
- a CDS encoding SLBB domain-containing protein: protein MFKKYICCFLIISMVLPFPLSGAEETQVSPGDKGPETNIALQEYVLQPEDVIRISVWGYPDLEKTVSVLPEGNIIFPPVIEKIEVAGLTVSQLEKSLVEKLSKYLKDIIKVEVNIQGYRGNRVFVLGQVFKPGQYSFAVMPNILEVITQAGGGTDAASLRGVRILRGGLEKPEVIIVDVDKYLRTGDAGLLTKLKAGDTIYVPRLGEEGKLIEERKRGEKRRNIINIVGEVRAPGVYPLEDSIELMEAVSRAGGFTPYAELNRIKIISYHEDLPVVKTFSINDYLNRGDLSGNPIVKAGDTIVVPTYIYEGLLRPEIESKANVVYVLGEVYHPGAYQLGGGKNIWNIVQLAGGVTDEAYINKVKIIKGEGNKGYPDTVKLDLTENLKKSEFSDLPELESGDTVIIPKKTHFWRETVKFFSEIAIIVGVINTFNR from the coding sequence ATGTTTAAAAAGTATATTTGTTGTTTCTTAATAATCAGTATGGTTTTGCCGTTTCCATTATCGGGAGCGGAAGAAACACAGGTTTCTCCCGGGGACAAAGGGCCGGAAACTAATATTGCCCTTCAGGAATATGTTCTCCAGCCTGAAGACGTGATAAGAATTTCAGTCTGGGGGTATCCGGATTTGGAAAAAACAGTTTCTGTTTTGCCCGAGGGCAATATTATCTTCCCGCCGGTAATTGAGAAAATTGAGGTTGCCGGTCTGACCGTAAGCCAGCTTGAAAAGTCATTGGTTGAAAAACTTTCCAAATATTTAAAAGATATTATCAAGGTTGAAGTAAATATACAGGGTTACCGCGGGAACAGGGTTTTTGTTTTAGGGCAGGTATTCAAACCAGGCCAGTATTCCTTTGCGGTAATGCCCAATATTTTGGAAGTAATTACCCAGGCCGGGGGAGGTACGGATGCTGCCTCGTTGAGAGGTGTCAGGATTTTGCGGGGGGGGTTGGAAAAACCGGAGGTTATAATTGTGGATGTGGACAAATATTTGCGGACAGGAGATGCCGGTTTACTTACAAAGCTGAAAGCCGGGGACACTATCTATGTGCCGCGTTTGGGCGAAGAAGGAAAATTGATAGAAGAAAGGAAACGCGGGGAAAAGAGGCGGAATATTATAAACATTGTTGGTGAAGTAAGGGCCCCGGGTGTTTATCCTCTCGAAGATTCAATTGAATTAATGGAAGCTGTTTCGAGGGCCGGCGGTTTTACACCTTACGCTGAACTTAACAGAATAAAAATAATTTCATACCATGAGGACCTGCCTGTAGTCAAAACATTTTCCATCAATGACTATTTAAACCGCGGAGATCTTTCAGGAAACCCTATTGTCAAAGCGGGAGACACTATTGTGGTCCCGACATATATTTATGAAGGACTGCTCCGGCCTGAAATAGAGTCCAAGGCCAATGTTGTTTATGTACTCGGAGAGGTTTATCACCCGGGCGCATATCAGCTTGGAGGCGGAAAAAATATCTGGAATATTGTTCAATTGGCAGGCGGCGTGACCGATGAAGCATATATAAATAAAGTAAAAATAATAAAAGGTGAAGGCAATAAGGGTTACCCGGACACGGTAAAACTGGACCTGACGGAAAATTTAAAGAAAAGCGAATTTTCGGACCTCCCGGAATTAGAATCAGGGGATACAGTTATAATACCCAAAAAGACGCATTTCTGGAGAGAAACAGTTAAATTTTTCTCTGAGATTGCGATTATCGTGGGTGTAATAAATACGTTTAACAGATAA
- a CDS encoding branched-chain amino acid ABC transporter permease — protein MSGILSYLISFSIKAGIFAILTLGLNLQWGFTGLFNVGIAGFFAVGAYTTAFLTKGPSPEHLGGLGLPVIIGLLGSALFSGIIAFLIGLPVLKLREDYLAMATLGIAESIRLVFTNESWLSNGNRGIKDIPKPWTDLSASEYHNLLFLLVILVIIILIYLFIEKNIHSPWGRVIKAIREDELVTASAGKNVFRYKLESLVIGSMFMGLAGGLYSHYISFISPDVFQPMQWTFLVWVMLIIGGSGNNRGALLGALLVLAVWSGTEDLIMWFFSNPETAEKVSNIQGPLRIIIISIVLELVLLFRPEGIFGEKKKIF, from the coding sequence ATGAGCGGGATTTTAAGTTATCTTATATCATTTAGCATCAAGGCCGGTATTTTTGCTATTTTAACCCTGGGTCTTAATCTTCAATGGGGATTTACAGGTTTATTTAACGTGGGGATTGCCGGTTTTTTTGCTGTTGGGGCGTATACTACGGCTTTTTTGACAAAAGGGCCGTCGCCGGAGCATTTAGGAGGTTTGGGACTGCCGGTAATCATTGGGCTCCTGGGTTCAGCGTTATTTTCCGGGATTATCGCGTTTTTGATTGGTTTGCCCGTGTTAAAATTGAGGGAAGATTATCTTGCAATGGCCACCCTTGGGATTGCGGAATCAATAAGATTAGTTTTTACAAATGAGTCATGGCTTAGCAATGGGAACAGGGGAATAAAAGATATTCCAAAGCCATGGACGGATTTATCCGCGAGTGAATATCATAATCTTCTGTTTTTACTGGTTATTTTGGTTATTATCATCTTAATTTATCTTTTTATTGAGAAAAATATTCATTCGCCGTGGGGCAGGGTAATCAAAGCAATCCGTGAAGATGAACTGGTAACCGCGTCAGCAGGGAAAAATGTTTTTCGTTATAAACTGGAGTCCCTGGTTATCGGATCAATGTTTATGGGGCTTGCCGGCGGATTATACAGCCATTATATTTCTTTTATCAGCCCTGATGTGTTTCAGCCGATGCAATGGACTTTTCTTGTATGGGTAATGCTTATTATTGGCGGAAGCGGGAACAACCGGGGTGCTTTACTTGGCGCGTTACTGGTATTGGCAGTCTGGTCGGGAACAGAGGATTTAATAATGTGGTTTTTTTCAAATCCAGAAACTGCTGAAAAAGTATCCAATATCCAGGGGCCCCTTCGTATAATCATTATCAGTATTGTTCTCGAATTGGTGCTTCTTTTCCGGCCTGAGGGGATTTTCGGAGAGAAGAAAAAAATATTTTAG
- a CDS encoding branched-chain amino acid ABC transporter permease: MLQLIVNGIIMGSIIVLGSIGLTLTYGILNFANFAHGDFMAAGAYLCLFFLGLKLPFIVSIILSILVASGLGILLDCCLYRKLREKTPVTLLIASIGVALFLRNLIQMIWGPQISYYSSELQMAKKLPFGVKIKPDEIFIIITSFLLIIAVHFFLKKSKIGKAMRALSDNMQLAGIIGIETEKIIFWTWGLGCALAAVGGIFLGLEVQLRPVMGWDVLLPVFAGVILGGIGSPYGAMAGGMIIGISQEVSTVFINPAYKSVVSFIILILVLLIRPEGLFGKKERRA; the protein is encoded by the coding sequence ATGCTCCAACTAATCGTTAATGGAATTATCATGGGCAGTATAATTGTTCTTGGTTCCATAGGATTAACATTGACCTATGGAATCCTGAACTTTGCCAATTTTGCCCATGGTGATTTTATGGCCGCGGGGGCTTATTTATGCCTTTTCTTTCTCGGATTAAAACTCCCGTTTATTGTTTCAATAATTCTTTCCATACTTGTTGCCTCGGGACTGGGTATTTTACTGGATTGCTGTCTTTATAGAAAATTAAGAGAAAAAACCCCGGTTACACTTTTAATTGCTTCAATAGGGGTGGCGCTTTTTTTACGTAATCTCATCCAGATGATTTGGGGTCCCCAGATAAGCTATTATAGTTCAGAGTTACAAATGGCGAAAAAACTGCCTTTTGGTGTTAAAATAAAACCAGATGAAATTTTTATCATAATTACATCATTTTTATTAATAATTGCCGTCCATTTTTTCCTGAAAAAATCCAAAATCGGAAAAGCAATGCGCGCCTTGTCTGATAATATGCAACTGGCCGGCATTATTGGGATTGAGACAGAAAAAATTATTTTTTGGACATGGGGATTGGGATGCGCTTTAGCGGCGGTTGGCGGTATTTTCCTGGGATTAGAGGTCCAGTTAAGGCCGGTGATGGGATGGGATGTGCTTCTCCCGGTTTTTGCGGGTGTAATTCTTGGCGGAATCGGGAGTCCTTACGGCGCGATGGCGGGAGGGATGATTATCGGCATATCCCAGGAAGTTTCAACTGTTTTTATTAACCCGGCGTATAAGAGTGTGGTTTCTTTTATTATTTTAATTTTAGTGCTTTTGATAAGACCGGAAGGTTTATTTGGAAAAAAAGAAAGAAGGGCATGA
- a CDS encoding potassium transporter TrkG has product MSPKVNADDAKIIIFLSSKIIAGVGFLLFIPAVISFLLKEWNPAVDLVLGGSISLAAGFLFMILCRTDRTPSWTQGLSAVGFSWIVATCLAAIPYYLGGVMGSYLDACFDVMSGFTTTGLFLMKDLDHVSYGLNLYRHILTYCGGQGIVVIALSFMVGGTSGMFKMYVGEGREEKLLPNVAQTSRAIWMISLLYLAVGTTILTIIELADGLPFFKALYHGICLFMGAWSTGGFAPQTQNIVYYHNYWIDAVVTIICILGSFNFALHYAIWSGQRKEMRENIEIRSFIVTLSISFIILIWGLFQVRTYPGFLINFRKAFFIILSGHTTTGNMTIYAIQFVKEWGALAMMGVSVAMSIGACACSTGGGFKSLRVGIVFKSLIQEVRRLISPESSVVSQKFHHIRDYLLDNSLVKNAMMIILLYMMTYFTGTIFGMYYGYSAIEAFFEAVSAGSNSGLSCGITNPDMPALLKIIYIIEMWIGRLEFVSVLTLFGVLINFFTPKKRVIN; this is encoded by the coding sequence ATGAGCCCGAAGGTTAATGCGGATGATGCAAAGATTATAATATTCCTTAGTTCAAAAATTATCGCAGGGGTGGGTTTTCTCCTGTTTATTCCAGCCGTAATATCTTTTCTTTTAAAAGAATGGAACCCTGCCGTTGATTTGGTCCTCGGCGGTTCAATTTCCCTGGCTGCCGGTTTTTTGTTTATGATTTTATGCCGTACGGATAGGACACCGTCGTGGACGCAGGGGCTGTCCGCAGTAGGTTTCAGCTGGATAGTTGCCACGTGCCTGGCCGCCATTCCTTACTATCTTGGCGGGGTAATGGGTTCATATCTTGACGCTTGTTTCGATGTAATGAGCGGTTTTACCACTACAGGGCTTTTTTTAATGAAGGATTTGGACCATGTTTCATACGGGTTGAATCTTTACAGGCATATTTTAACTTATTGCGGCGGGCAGGGGATAGTGGTTATTGCGCTCAGTTTTATGGTAGGAGGCACATCGGGAATGTTTAAAATGTATGTCGGTGAAGGCAGGGAAGAAAAACTTTTGCCGAATGTCGCCCAGACATCCAGGGCAATCTGGATGATCAGCCTCTTGTACCTTGCGGTTGGGACCACAATTCTTACCATTATTGAATTGGCGGACGGGCTTCCTTTTTTCAAGGCTTTATACCACGGCATATGCTTATTTATGGGGGCGTGGAGCACAGGGGGGTTTGCCCCGCAGACCCAGAATATTGTTTATTACCATAATTACTGGATTGACGCTGTTGTGACGATTATTTGTATTCTTGGCTCATTTAATTTCGCGCTTCATTACGCAATCTGGTCCGGCCAGAGAAAAGAAATGCGGGAAAATATTGAAATAAGGTCTTTCATAGTTACTCTTTCAATTTCTTTTATAATTCTTATATGGGGATTATTTCAGGTAAGAACATACCCGGGTTTTTTGATTAATTTCCGGAAGGCGTTTTTCATAATTTTGTCCGGCCATACAACCACAGGCAACATGACGATTTACGCGATACAATTTGTTAAAGAATGGGGGGCATTGGCCATGATGGGGGTCTCTGTTGCAATGTCAATCGGCGCCTGCGCCTGTTCCACAGGCGGCGGTTTTAAAAGCTTGAGAGTCGGTATAGTTTTTAAAAGCTTAATCCAGGAAGTAAGAAGGCTTATTTCCCCGGAATCTTCCGTTGTTTCACAAAAATTTCATCATATACGTGACTATCTTCTGGATAACTCCCTTGTCAAAAACGCGATGATGATTATTCTGCTTTACATGATGACATATTTTACCGGTACGATATTCGGAATGTATTACGGCTATTCGGCGATTGAGGCATTTTTTGAAGCTGTTTCCGCGGGAAGCAACTCCGGCCTTTCATGCGGTATAACCAATCCGGATATGCCGGCGCTTTTAAAAATTATTTACATTATTGAAATGTGGATTGGACGTCTGGAATTTGTTTCTGTTCTTACCCTGTTTGGTGTTTTAATTAATTTTTTCACGCCCAAAAAACGAGTAATAAATTAA
- a CDS encoding transporter translates to MIKKVFFLTGLIILFLPAKNIIYASPFYTPSFRFIPAGKGQLNIKEIYTRENNFGLDNVVWRSDIEANLYYGINKNTELDLSLPYTSGGTNKQSGLRDSLVFFKYRIFSSQGYLLADKDLDIALQLGGRIRTGEIKKGLGGRETDVLCSLLGRYEIGKWKNGYFFYFHLGGWFPAEGDYKYKNVFQYDFAVECQQSEKVSFFLEGSGERTTDYNLVYIGPGIQFRPVKNWEMNFSFSGSVSDTGGFFNSKSGIGVTCIF, encoded by the coding sequence ATGATAAAAAAGGTTTTTTTTTTAACAGGTTTAATAATATTATTTTTACCGGCAAAAAATATAATTTATGCCAGCCCGTTTTATACTCCGTCTTTTCGTTTTATCCCTGCCGGAAAAGGACAGCTTAATATAAAAGAAATTTACACCAGGGAAAACAATTTTGGTTTGGACAATGTCGTATGGCGTTCGGACATAGAGGCCAATTTGTATTACGGTATCAATAAAAATACGGAATTGGATTTGTCTCTCCCATATACTTCGGGAGGAACAAATAAACAAAGCGGGTTGAGGGACAGCCTGGTTTTTTTTAAATATCGGATTTTTTCGAGCCAGGGTTATTTGCTTGCCGATAAAGATTTAGATATAGCCCTGCAACTGGGAGGAAGAATAAGGACCGGGGAGATAAAAAAAGGGCTGGGAGGCAGGGAAACCGATGTCCTTTGTTCTCTCCTGGGACGATATGAAATAGGGAAATGGAAAAACGGCTATTTTTTTTATTTTCATCTTGGAGGATGGTTTCCAGCGGAAGGGGATTATAAATATAAAAATGTTTTCCAGTATGATTTTGCGGTTGAATGCCAGCAGAGCGAAAAAGTGTCTTTTTTCCTTGAGGGCAGCGGGGAGAGGACTACGGACTATAATTTAGTTTATATCGGCCCGGGGATCCAGTTTCGCCCCGTCAAAAACTGGGAAATGAATTTTTCATTCAGCGGGAGCGTTTCAGATACAGGCGGTTTTTTTAACAGCAAAAGTGGTATAGGCGTGACCTGTATTTTTTAG